In the genome of Candidatus Zymogenus saltonus, the window CTGGGTGAGGTCGACGCGGTCATCTGCGACAAGGAGATAGCCGGCTATTTCATAAACGGCCCGTTGAGCAAGTATGACCTGATGATCGTCGAAAAGCCTGTAATAATAAGCCCCTATGCCGTGGGAATGGCAAAGCCGGGGGACAACATATTCCTCGCCCAGATAGACAGGACCATAAAGACCATGAAAGAAGACGGGACGCTCGAAAGGCTTTCGGAAAAATGGTTCGGCGAAAAGGGTCTCATCAAGAGGATCTTTCAGTTTTAGCAGACGGCAGGATTGAAATCGATTTTTTGAAAGCGGGATTATCCCTTTGGAAGTCATCACAACCCACCTGAATGCGGACTTCGACGCCATGGCGTCAATGATGGCCGCAAAGAAGCTCTATCCCGAGGCCGTGCTCGCTTTTTCCGGCTCTCAGGAAAAGGGTTTGAGGGATTTCCTCATCAATTCCACTTTTTACGTCTTCGATTTCGCCAGGCTCAAGGATATCGACCTCGAAAAGGTCACGAGGCTCATCCTCGTGGACATTTCCGAGAGCGACCGGATAGGCCCGTTCAAGGAGCTGGTGGGCAAAAAGGGAGTCGACATCCATATCTACGATCATCACCCGGTCGACAGCAAGGATATCTCCGGCTCCTTCGAGATCATCAGGGAGGTGGGGGCCACCGTATCGATCTTTGCACAGATATTCAAGGAGTGGAATGTCCACGTTACCCCGGACGAGGCCACAATCATGATGCTCGGGATATACGAGGACACCGGCTCCCTCACGTTTACGTCCACCACCGTGGACGATTTTAAGGCCGCCGCCTTCTTTCTCGAAGCCGGGGCAAACCTTAACACCGTCTCTGATATGCTCACAAGGGAGCTCACCTCGGAGCAGATCGAGCTTCTGGGAGAGCTTCTCAAAAACCAGAAGGTCTACAACATCAACGGGATCGACATCACGATAATCACCGTAGCCTCCGAGTCCTACGTGGGAGACCTCGCGATCCTCGTCCACAAGGTCAAGGACATCGAAAATATCGACGTCCTCTTCGTCCTGGCGCTCTTGGGCGACAGGATATACCTCGTTGCACGAAGCAGGATAGACGAGGTAGATGCGGGGGAGATAGCCGCATTGTTCGGAGGCGGTGGACATCCCACCGCGGCGTCCGCATCAATAAAGGGATTGACCCTGGTCGAGGCGGCGGAGAAATTGGTCCAGGTCTTAAGGGAGAACGTCAATCCGGTCCGCATCGCGTCGGACATCATGTCCTTTCCCGTAAAATCGGTTAAGGAGGACATCACCGTCAGCGGCGCGGGAAAGGTCATATCCCGCTACAACGTCAACGTCCTGGCGATAGTCGATAAAAAGGGGCGTCTGGCCGGCACCATATCGAGGCAGACCATCGAGCGGGGCAACGTTCACGGCCTCGGTGAGCTTCCGGTAAAGGAATTCATGAACACGGAGCTTGCAACGGTAGGCCCAAACGCCCCCCTACGGGAGATCCAGGGACTGATAATCGATGGGAACCAGCGGTTCCTCCCGGTGGTCAAGGACGGGAAGCTTTTGGGTGCGATAACGAGGACCGACCTCCTTCGCGCCCTCTACTACGGCGCCGGGCCCAGGGGACACTCTCCTGAAGAGACCCTGGAGGAAAGCTCGATGGCCAGGACCCGGTCGGTCGTAAAGCTCATGGAGGAGAGACTCCCCCCGAGGGTAATGGAGATATTGAAGGAGATAGGAACGACGGCGGGCGATCTCGGATTTAACGCCTACGTCGTGGGGGGATTTGTCCGTGACCTATGGCTCAGGCGGGAAAACCTCGACATAGACGTCGTAATCGAGGGGGACGGCATCGCCCTGGCAAGGCATCTTGAAAAGGAGAAAGGGGTCAAAATCAGAACCCACAAGAAATTCGGCACGGCCGTAGTGATATATCCGGACGGCTACAAGGTGGACGTGGCGACGGCGAGGACCGAGTATTACCGCTCCCCCGGGTCACTCCCGATAATTGAGGGCTCCACCCTAAAGCTCGACCTCTACCGGAGGGATTTCACCATCAACACGCTGGCGGTCAAGCTCGATCCGAGGGGATTTGGAATCCTCATAGACTTCTTCGGCGCGTTGAGGGACCTCAAGAACAAGGCCATCAGGGTCATCCAGAACCTCTCCTTCGTGGAAGACCCCACAAGGGTCTTCAGGGCGATCCGCTTCGAGCAACGGTTCAACTATCACATCGGAAAGCAGACCGAAAAGCTGATCAAAAACGCCGTCAAGATAAACGTGTTCGAGCACCTCAAGGGAAAGCGCCTCTACACGGAGATGATGCTGATCTTCGACGAGGAGGAGCCGTACCTAACAATAGAGAGGCTCGCGTCCTTCGACCTTCTGAAATTCATCCACCCGGACATCAAGGCCGACAAGTCGATGAAGAAAATCTTCAACAGGATAAAGGAGGTCTCATCATGGTATGACCTCCTCTTCATGGATGAACCGTACGACAAGAGGCGGCTATACTTTTATGCGCTAACATACGAATTAAACGAAAGCCAGAGGGATGACCTACTTACCCGCATGATGACCTCCACTAGCGAAATGAGAACCATCACCGCGGAGCTCACCGGCGCCGCCTCCGCCATGAACAGGCTGGCCCTCGCAAAGGATGTCTCCCCCAGCACCGTTTACAACATACTTAAAGACCTAAAGCTCGTGACGCTCCTCTTTATGCTGGCCATATCCACGAGGGAGAAAACCAGGCTCTATATCTCCAGGTTTATCACGACCTCAAGAAACGTCAGGGTAGAGACGAGGGGAAAGGACCTCGTAAAGCTGGGCCTTACGCCGGGAGAGCTGTTTGGGGAGATACTGAACGAGCTTTTGATGCTCCGACTGGACGGCAAACTGGACGGGAAGAAATCGGAGATCGAATACGTGAAAAAGAAGTATCTCCCCAAGAAGGCGAAAAAGGAGGAGGAGACCAAAGCGCCCGAAGAGACGCTGGGCGTGAATATCCCGAGGGCTTAAAGCCGGTTGGTGTCAAAGGAAGAGTTGTTAAATACCATGTGGTCCGGGAAATTGCCGTCTTAACCTGTGAGTTTAGTATCCAGTTTTGGCGTTGATATTTTGATTCAGGTTGAAAATGCCGGTTGGTGAACGTCGGGGTTACCTGAAGGGTGAGAGCAGGGGCAAAACAATTTCTGCCGTTTAAATAAAACAATTATTTTTTGATTTCATCGGCTGCGTTTTTATGGCATAATATTTGATTTTGATTGACAACTTCGACCTATGGTCGTAAAAACTTCTCTCTATCTTTGAGATTGCGAACAAAAAAGGAGGCTAAACCGAATATCGATGGGTTTTGATATATTGGAGATAATAAGAAAGGCGCTTCTCTGGGTG includes:
- a CDS encoding CBS domain-containing protein; this encodes MASMMAAKKLYPEAVLAFSGSQEKGLRDFLINSTFYVFDFARLKDIDLEKVTRLILVDISESDRIGPFKELVGKKGVDIHIYDHHPVDSKDISGSFEIIREVGATVSIFAQIFKEWNVHVTPDEATIMMLGIYEDTGSLTFTSTTVDDFKAAAFFLEAGANLNTVSDMLTRELTSEQIELLGELLKNQKVYNINGIDITIITVASESYVGDLAILVHKVKDIENIDVLFVLALLGDRIYLVARSRIDEVDAGEIAALFGGGGHPTAASASIKGLTLVEAAEKLVQVLRENVNPVRIASDIMSFPVKSVKEDITVSGAGKVISRYNVNVLAIVDKKGRLAGTISRQTIERGNVHGLGELPVKEFMNTELATVGPNAPLREIQGLIIDGNQRFLPVVKDGKLLGAITRTDLLRALYYGAGPRGHSPEETLEESSMARTRSVVKLMEERLPPRVMEILKEIGTTAGDLGFNAYVVGGFVRDLWLRRENLDIDVVIEGDGIALARHLEKEKGVKIRTHKKFGTAVVIYPDGYKVDVATARTEYYRSPGSLPIIEGSTLKLDLYRRDFTINTLAVKLDPRGFGILIDFFGALRDLKNKAIRVIQNLSFVEDPTRVFRAIRFEQRFNYHIGKQTEKLIKNAVKINVFEHLKGKRLYTEMMLIFDEEEPYLTIERLASFDLLKFIHPDIKADKSMKKIFNRIKEVSSWYDLLFMDEPYDKRRLYFYALTYELNESQRDDLLTRMMTSTSEMRTITAELTGAASAMNRLALAKDVSPSTVYNILKDLKLVTLLFMLAISTREKTRLYISRFITTSRNVRVETRGKDLVKLGLTPGELFGEILNELLMLRLDGKLDGKKSEIEYVKKKYLPKKAKKEEETKAPEETLGVNIPRA